In one Angustibacter luteus genomic region, the following are encoded:
- a CDS encoding Gfo/Idh/MocA family oxidoreductase gives MPETAISTRPLRVGVVGVGVMGADHAERLANRTANATLVALADPDLARVQELAASYSDVTAYADPIELIWDERVDAVLIASPGFVHTEQLLACISAGKYTLCEKPLTMDAASSRQVVEAERATGQPLIQVGFMRRFDPEYVAIKQLLDSGELGRLLLLHNVHRNKDVPDTFRSEMIVRDSLVHEVDVCRWLFGEEIDEITVYSPAPTSRAAEGVLDPQVAVFRMAGGGMATTEVFVKSGIGYEVRCEASAELGNATVGLGHGVFVRSNNRWGGDVPDDFRVRFGTAYDHEVQAWVDATRRGEITGPTTWDGLAATVVCEAGLESLRSGAPVKVVLNVC, from the coding sequence ATGCCCGAGACCGCGATCTCGACGCGACCGTTGCGCGTCGGGGTGGTCGGCGTCGGCGTGATGGGGGCCGACCACGCCGAACGACTCGCCAACCGCACGGCCAACGCGACCCTGGTCGCCCTCGCCGATCCCGACCTCGCACGGGTGCAGGAGCTGGCGGCCAGCTACTCGGACGTCACGGCCTACGCCGACCCGATCGAGCTGATCTGGGACGAGCGGGTGGACGCGGTCCTCATCGCCTCGCCCGGGTTCGTGCACACCGAGCAGCTGCTGGCGTGCATCTCAGCCGGCAAGTACACGTTGTGCGAGAAGCCGCTGACGATGGACGCGGCCTCCTCGAGGCAGGTCGTCGAGGCGGAGCGGGCGACGGGCCAGCCCCTGATCCAGGTGGGCTTCATGCGACGGTTCGACCCGGAGTACGTCGCCATCAAGCAGCTGCTGGACAGCGGCGAGCTCGGGCGCCTGCTGCTGCTGCACAACGTGCACCGCAACAAGGACGTCCCGGACACGTTCCGCTCGGAGATGATCGTCCGCGACTCCCTGGTGCACGAGGTCGACGTGTGCCGCTGGCTCTTCGGTGAGGAGATCGACGAGATCACCGTCTACTCACCGGCACCGACCAGCCGGGCCGCCGAGGGCGTGCTCGACCCGCAGGTGGCCGTCTTCCGGATGGCCGGCGGCGGCATGGCCACGACCGAGGTGTTCGTGAAGAGTGGGATCGGCTACGAGGTCCGCTGCGAGGCGAGCGCCGAGCTCGGCAACGCGACCGTCGGGCTCGGGCACGGCGTCTTCGTCCGGTCGAACAACCGTTGGGGCGGCGACGTCCCGGACGACTTCCGCGTCCGCTTCGGCACCGCGTACGACCACGAGGTGCAGGCCTGGGTCGACGCCACCCGGCGCGGCGAGATCACCGGTCCGACGACCTGGGACGGCCTCGCCGCCACCGTCGTGTGCGAGGCCGGCCTGGAGTCGCTGCGCTCCGGCGCGCCCGTGAAGGTCGTTCTCAACGTGTGTTAA
- a CDS encoding TIM barrel protein gives MSKPALIGSAPDSWGVWYGDDPAQVPWQRFLDEVAGAGYTRIELGPYGYLPTDPSQLRDELDQRGLTVTAGTIFEHLHRKDSWETTWAGVSAVAGLTAAMGAQHVVVIPDFWRDPATGDVLEAAELTEQEWPAYARQIDRLAKAIRDEFGLQIQFHPHADSHVDTHQRVERFLAETDPDLVSLCLDTGHISYCDGDNLKLIQDYPERIGYVHLKQVDPQVMTKVRVEGLGFGEAVKLGAMCEPPRGIPAMPPILDALAALEHVELFAIVEQDLYPCEPDVPLPIATRTLEYLQSCGPLR, from the coding sequence ATGAGCAAGCCCGCCCTCATCGGCAGCGCACCGGACAGCTGGGGGGTCTGGTACGGCGACGACCCGGCCCAGGTGCCGTGGCAGCGCTTCCTGGACGAGGTCGCCGGCGCGGGCTACACCCGCATCGAGCTGGGTCCCTACGGCTACCTGCCGACCGATCCCAGCCAACTGCGGGACGAGCTCGACCAGCGCGGCCTCACGGTCACCGCCGGCACGATCTTCGAGCACCTGCACCGCAAGGACTCGTGGGAGACGACGTGGGCCGGGGTGTCCGCCGTCGCCGGGCTCACCGCGGCGATGGGCGCCCAGCACGTCGTCGTGATCCCGGACTTCTGGCGCGACCCGGCCACCGGCGACGTGCTCGAGGCGGCCGAGCTCACCGAGCAGGAGTGGCCCGCCTACGCCCGGCAGATCGACCGGCTGGCCAAAGCCATTCGGGACGAGTTCGGGCTGCAGATCCAGTTCCACCCGCACGCCGACAGCCACGTGGACACCCACCAGCGGGTGGAGCGCTTCCTGGCCGAGACCGACCCCGACCTGGTCAGCCTGTGCCTGGACACCGGTCACATCTCGTACTGCGACGGCGACAACCTGAAGCTGATCCAGGACTACCCCGAGCGCATCGGCTACGTGCACCTCAAGCAGGTCGACCCGCAGGTGATGACGAAGGTGCGCGTCGAGGGCCTCGGGTTCGGTGAGGCCGTCAAGCTCGGTGCGATGTGCGAGCCGCCGCGCGGCATCCCCGCCATGCCGCCGATCCTCGACGCGCTGGCGGCGCTCGAGCACGTCGAGCTGTTCGCGATCGTCGAGCAGGACCTGTACCCCTGCGAGCCGGACGTGCCCCTGCCCATCGCCACCCGGACCCTCGAGTACCTGCAGTCCTGCGGCCCACTGCGCTGA
- the iolD gene encoding 3D-(3,5/4)-trihydroxycyclohexane-1,2-dione acylhydrolase (decyclizing): MSDTVRLTVAQATVEFLAHQWSERDGERQKLFAGCFGIFGHGNVAGIGQALLQHETAALAAGSTPGLPYVLARNEQAMVHTSVAYARQKDRLQTWVCTASVGPGSTNMLTGAALATVNRLPVLLLPSGTFATRRSAPVLQELETPYAGDVTVNDAFRPLSRFFDRVTRAEQLPSALLGAMRVLTDPVETGAVTLALPQDVQAEAFDWPVELFADRTWHVARPPAEPARISAAAAVIRSARRPLIVAGGGVHYSGAEAALQALCEATGIPVGESQAGKGSLPHGHPQQMGAVGSTGTTAANALARQADVVIGLGTRWSDFTSASRTAFGAEGVRFVNINVAGFDAGKQSGLSVVADAREALTELTRALDGYGVSEEYRAEQADRWREWDAEVEAAYYPPATVTDQLADGLLTQAAVLGSVNELSDPRDVVLCAAGSMPGDLHKLWRVRDRKAYHVEYGYSCMGYEVPASIGIRLADESRDVFAMVGDGGYLMMPTELVTAVQERVKVIVVLVQNHGFHSIGSLSEELGSQRFGTRYRFRDHESGRLDGDVLPVDLAANARSLGVHVIEVGSRDELDQAIRQAKEAPAHGGPVLIHVQTDPLVPAPDSESWWDVPVSQVAELESTTAAYQRYLEHRTHQHPYLTPTTVSSESSEGES, encoded by the coding sequence ATGAGCGACACCGTCCGGTTGACCGTGGCCCAGGCGACGGTCGAGTTCCTGGCCCACCAGTGGTCCGAGCGCGACGGCGAGCGGCAGAAGCTGTTCGCCGGCTGCTTCGGCATCTTCGGTCACGGCAACGTCGCCGGCATCGGACAGGCCCTGCTGCAGCACGAGACCGCCGCCCTGGCCGCCGGCTCGACGCCGGGCCTGCCGTACGTGCTGGCCCGCAACGAGCAGGCCATGGTGCACACGTCGGTGGCGTACGCGCGGCAGAAGGACCGCCTGCAGACGTGGGTGTGCACCGCGTCCGTCGGGCCGGGCTCGACCAACATGCTGACCGGCGCCGCGCTGGCGACGGTCAACCGGCTGCCGGTGCTGCTCCTGCCGTCCGGAACGTTCGCCACCCGTCGCTCGGCGCCGGTGCTGCAGGAGCTCGAGACCCCGTACGCCGGGGACGTCACGGTGAACGACGCGTTCCGCCCGCTGTCCCGGTTCTTCGACCGGGTGACCCGGGCCGAGCAGCTCCCGTCCGCGCTGCTCGGTGCCATGCGGGTGCTCACCGACCCCGTCGAGACGGGCGCCGTCACGCTCGCCCTGCCGCAGGACGTTCAGGCGGAGGCGTTCGACTGGCCGGTGGAGCTCTTCGCGGACCGGACCTGGCACGTCGCCCGACCGCCCGCCGAGCCCGCCCGCATCTCCGCCGCCGCCGCCGTGATCAGGTCGGCCCGGCGTCCCCTGATCGTGGCCGGCGGGGGCGTGCACTACTCGGGCGCCGAGGCCGCGCTGCAGGCGCTGTGCGAGGCGACCGGGATCCCGGTCGGCGAGTCGCAGGCGGGCAAGGGTTCGCTGCCGCACGGCCACCCGCAGCAGATGGGCGCGGTCGGCTCGACCGGCACCACGGCGGCGAACGCCCTGGCTCGGCAGGCCGACGTGGTGATCGGGCTCGGGACCCGGTGGAGCGACTTCACTTCCGCGTCGCGGACCGCGTTCGGCGCCGAGGGCGTGCGCTTCGTCAACATCAACGTGGCCGGCTTCGACGCCGGCAAGCAGAGCGGCCTCTCGGTCGTGGCGGACGCTCGGGAGGCCCTGACCGAGCTGACCCGGGCGCTCGACGGCTACGGCGTGAGCGAGGAGTACCGCGCCGAGCAGGCCGACCGGTGGCGCGAGTGGGACGCCGAGGTGGAAGCCGCGTACTACCCGCCGGCCACGGTCACGGACCAGCTCGCCGACGGCCTGCTCACCCAGGCCGCCGTGCTGGGCAGCGTGAACGAGCTCAGCGACCCGCGGGACGTCGTCCTGTGCGCCGCCGGGTCGATGCCCGGTGACCTGCACAAGCTGTGGCGCGTCCGGGACCGCAAGGCCTACCACGTCGAGTACGGCTACTCCTGCATGGGATACGAGGTGCCGGCGTCCATCGGGATCCGGCTGGCCGACGAGTCCCGCGACGTCTTCGCGATGGTGGGCGACGGCGGGTACCTGATGATGCCCACCGAGCTGGTCACCGCCGTCCAGGAACGCGTGAAGGTCATCGTCGTCCTCGTGCAGAACCACGGGTTCCACTCCATCGGCTCGCTGTCCGAGGAGCTCGGGTCGCAGCGGTTCGGCACCCGCTACCGCTTCCGCGACCACGAGTCCGGCCGGCTGGACGGCGACGTGCTCCCCGTCGACCTGGCCGCGAACGCGCGCAGCCTCGGCGTGCACGTGATCGAGGTCGGCTCACGCGACGAGCTCGACCAGGCGATCCGGCAGGCCAAGGAGGCGCCCGCCCACGGCGGTCCGGTGCTCATCCACGTGCAGACCGACCCACTCGTGCCCGCCCCGGACAGCGAGTCCTGGTGGGACGTCCCGGTCAGCCAGGTCGCCGAGCTGGAGTCGACCACCGCCGCCTACCAGCGCTACCTCGAGCACCGGACGCACCAGCACCCCTATCTCACCCCTACGACTGTCAGTAGCGAGTCCTCTGAAGGAGAGTCATGA
- the iolB gene encoding 5-deoxy-glucuronate isomerase yields the protein MSTSQWVLPLGSAARDGFDVVVDDQVSGWTHTGLRVATLAQGDRVRVPAGPWEYVVVPLSGSADVEATLSDGSPRSATLAGRASVFAGPTDVVFAPAGSACTLTGVAPTSRIAVCAALVAGAGTAPFQHLAAADVPVELRGAGVASREVRNFGTPGVLQADAIIACEVITPAGNWSSYPPHKHDEERAGVETELEEIYYFECQVEGAHDGRDVRTGADPVGYQRVYGTADRPIDVFAEVRSGDVVLVPHGWHGPAMAPPGYDLYYLNVMAGPGPVRAWLICDDPAHAWVRDSWAGLDVDPRLRPREEAR from the coding sequence ATGAGCACGAGCCAGTGGGTGCTGCCGCTGGGCAGTGCGGCCCGGGACGGCTTCGACGTGGTCGTCGACGACCAGGTCTCCGGCTGGACGCACACCGGCCTCCGGGTGGCGACGCTGGCCCAGGGCGATCGCGTGCGGGTGCCGGCCGGGCCGTGGGAGTACGTCGTCGTGCCCCTGTCCGGCTCGGCGGACGTCGAAGCGACCCTGTCGGACGGTTCGCCCCGGTCCGCCACGCTGGCTGGTCGGGCCAGCGTGTTCGCCGGGCCGACGGACGTCGTCTTCGCCCCCGCCGGCTCCGCCTGCACCCTGACCGGCGTGGCGCCGACGTCCCGGATCGCCGTCTGCGCGGCGCTGGTCGCCGGCGCGGGCACCGCACCCTTCCAGCACCTGGCAGCCGCCGACGTGCCGGTCGAGCTGCGCGGCGCCGGCGTCGCGTCCCGCGAGGTGCGCAACTTCGGCACGCCGGGCGTCCTGCAGGCGGACGCGATCATCGCGTGCGAGGTGATCACCCCAGCCGGGAACTGGAGCTCCTACCCGCCGCACAAGCACGACGAGGAGCGCGCGGGGGTCGAGACCGAGCTCGAGGAGATCTACTACTTCGAGTGCCAGGTCGAGGGCGCGCACGACGGGCGCGACGTCCGGACCGGCGCGGATCCCGTTGGGTACCAACGGGTGTACGGGACGGCGGACCGGCCGATCGACGTCTTCGCCGAGGTGCGCAGCGGCGACGTCGTCCTGGTCCCGCACGGCTGGCACGGGCCGGCCATGGCACCGCCGGGATACGACCTGTACTACCTGAACGTCATGGCCGGACCGGGCCCGGTCCGGGCCTGGCTGATCTGCGACGACCCCGCGCACGCCTGGGTCCGCGACAGCTGGGCGGGCCTGGACGTGGACCCACGACTGCGACCGCGAGAGGAAGCGCGATGA
- a CDS encoding Cgl0159 family (beta/alpha)8-fold protein, whose protein sequence is MRNLTEIRAREPGRIRDGWASRVRRPLLGDDGRLLIVAADHPARNALGVRGDAMAMASRIDLLDRLATALSRPGVDGVLGTPDILDDLLLLGALDGKVVIGSMNRGGLQGAAFEFDDRFTGYTAAEIAGRGLDGGKMLTRICLDDPGTAATLEASGRAVTELAERQLVAMVEPFLSVREDDRVRNLLDPDSTIRSIHIASGLGASSAYTWMKLPVVDELERVMEATTMPTLLLGGDPAGDPQDTYASWAKALQLQAVRGLVVGRALLYPPDGDVAAAVDIAAELVHGTVESGATA, encoded by the coding sequence TTGCGGAACCTCACTGAGATCCGGGCCCGTGAGCCGGGCCGGATCAGGGACGGGTGGGCATCGCGCGTCCGCCGCCCGCTGCTCGGGGACGACGGCCGGCTGCTGATCGTGGCGGCCGACCACCCCGCCCGCAACGCCCTCGGCGTGCGCGGCGACGCGATGGCCATGGCGAGCCGGATCGACCTCCTCGACCGGCTGGCGACGGCGCTGTCCCGGCCCGGCGTCGACGGCGTCCTGGGCACCCCCGACATCCTGGACGACCTGCTGCTGCTGGGCGCCCTGGACGGCAAGGTCGTGATCGGCTCGATGAACCGCGGCGGGCTGCAGGGTGCCGCCTTCGAGTTCGACGACCGGTTCACCGGCTACACGGCAGCGGAGATCGCCGGCCGTGGCCTGGACGGCGGCAAGATGCTCACCCGGATCTGCCTCGACGACCCGGGCACCGCCGCGACCCTGGAGGCCAGCGGACGGGCCGTCACCGAGCTGGCCGAACGCCAGCTGGTCGCGATGGTCGAGCCCTTCCTGTCCGTCCGCGAGGACGACCGGGTGCGCAACCTGCTCGACCCCGACAGCACCATCCGCTCGATCCACATCGCGTCCGGGCTCGGGGCCAGCAGCGCCTACACCTGGATGAAGCTGCCGGTGGTCGACGAGCTGGAGCGGGTCATGGAGGCCACGACCATGCCGACCCTGCTCCTCGGCGGGGACCCGGCCGGTGACCCCCAGGACACGTACGCGTCCTGGGCGAAGGCGTTGCAGCTGCAGGCGGTGCGCGGACTCGTCGTCGGCCGGGCGCTGCTCTACCCACCGGACGGCGACGTCGCCGCCGCGGTGGACATCGCGGCCGAGCTGGTGCACGGGACTGTGGAGTCAGGGGCGACCGCATGA
- the iolC gene encoding 5-dehydro-2-deoxygluconokinase: protein MTDYDLVTVGRTGVDIYPLEHGVGLEDVRTFEKFLGGSATNVAVAAAQYGRDVALITRTGDDPFGRFVRREAERLGVDPTYISSGEGPPTPVTFCEVFPPDDFPLYFYRYPTAPDLQLTTDDLPVAAIQQAKVFWLTVTGLSQEPSRATHFAALEARGRRSHTILDLDYRPMFWEHPEQAGAQVAKALEHATVAVGNREECRVAVGEEDPQRAADALLERGLALAVVKQGPKGVLAATADERVEVPPFPVEVVNGLGAGDAFGGALVHGLLSGWDLRRILEFANVAGALVAGQLECSTAMPDQATVESALKGRTVAEPH, encoded by the coding sequence GTGACGGACTACGACCTGGTCACCGTCGGGCGGACCGGCGTCGACATCTACCCGCTCGAGCACGGTGTCGGGCTGGAGGACGTCCGGACCTTCGAGAAGTTCCTCGGCGGCAGCGCGACCAACGTCGCGGTGGCGGCGGCGCAGTACGGCCGCGACGTCGCCCTGATCACCCGGACCGGCGACGACCCGTTCGGTCGCTTCGTCCGGCGCGAGGCGGAACGACTGGGGGTCGACCCGACGTACATCTCGTCCGGCGAAGGGCCGCCGACCCCGGTGACCTTCTGCGAGGTGTTCCCGCCCGACGACTTCCCGCTGTACTTCTACCGGTACCCGACCGCGCCGGACCTGCAGCTGACCACCGACGACCTGCCGGTCGCGGCGATCCAGCAGGCAAAGGTGTTCTGGCTCACGGTGACCGGGCTGTCCCAGGAACCGTCCCGGGCCACGCACTTCGCCGCGCTCGAAGCGCGCGGACGCCGGTCGCACACCATCCTCGACCTCGACTACCGCCCCATGTTCTGGGAGCACCCCGAGCAGGCCGGCGCGCAGGTCGCGAAGGCGCTGGAGCACGCCACCGTCGCGGTGGGCAACCGTGAGGAGTGCCGGGTCGCCGTCGGCGAGGAGGACCCGCAGCGAGCCGCCGACGCGCTGCTCGAGCGAGGTCTCGCACTCGCCGTCGTCAAGCAGGGGCCGAAGGGCGTGCTCGCGGCCACCGCCGACGAGCGCGTCGAGGTGCCGCCGTTCCCGGTCGAGGTCGTCAACGGGCTCGGCGCCGGTGACGCGTTCGGTGGTGCGCTGGTGCACGGCCTGCTCTCCGGCTGGGACCTGCGCCGGATCCTGGAGTTCGCGAACGTCGCCGGCGCGCTCGTCGCCGGCCAGCTCGAGTGCTCGACCGCGATGCCGGACCAGGCCACGGTGGAGTCGGCGCTGAAGGGACGGACCGTTGCGGAACCTCACTGA
- a CDS encoding Gfo/Idh/MocA family protein, translating to MRIGLAGTGRIGAFHASTLAALDAVDEVVVTDALPETAQRLASEHGYRFAADLDELLGQVDALVIATSTDAHAATLRRAVQAGVTTFCEKPVARTLEETTDLLDLVASSGVRVHVGFQRRFDDGYRRARDAVLSGELGFVHTVMAYTLDQAPPPAAYIPTSGGLFRDCSIHDFDILRFVTGREVVSAFATGANKGEGFFTEGGDVDTAAAVLRLDDDTLVSVSATRYNGAGHDVRMEVHGSQGTVGVGYDDSLAVRSMEAGADYPRGPQRWSFMERFLPAYRAELTAFTGVVAGAPSPCTVADALAAFRIAEACELSRLKGEPVDVSQIGGAR from the coding sequence ATGCGGATCGGACTGGCCGGCACGGGGCGCATCGGCGCGTTCCACGCCTCGACCTTGGCCGCGCTGGACGCGGTCGACGAGGTCGTCGTCACCGACGCCCTGCCCGAGACGGCGCAGCGGTTGGCGAGCGAGCACGGCTACCGCTTCGCGGCAGATCTGGACGAGCTGCTGGGCCAGGTCGACGCCCTGGTGATCGCGACGTCGACCGACGCCCACGCCGCCACGTTGCGTCGCGCCGTGCAGGCCGGCGTGACGACCTTCTGCGAGAAGCCGGTCGCCCGCACCCTCGAGGAGACCACCGACCTCCTCGACCTGGTCGCCAGCAGCGGCGTGCGCGTGCACGTCGGCTTCCAGCGGCGGTTCGACGACGGCTACCGGCGGGCCCGGGACGCGGTGCTCAGCGGTGAGCTCGGCTTCGTGCACACCGTCATGGCGTACACCCTCGACCAGGCCCCGCCGCCCGCCGCGTACATCCCCACCAGTGGCGGCCTCTTCCGCGACTGCAGCATCCACGACTTCGACATCCTGCGGTTCGTCACCGGCCGCGAGGTGGTCAGCGCGTTCGCGACCGGCGCCAACAAGGGCGAGGGCTTCTTCACCGAGGGCGGGGACGTCGACACCGCCGCCGCCGTGCTCCGGCTGGACGACGACACCCTGGTCTCGGTGTCGGCCACCCGGTACAACGGCGCCGGTCACGACGTTCGCATGGAGGTCCACGGCTCCCAGGGCACCGTCGGTGTCGGGTACGACGACTCACTGGCCGTGCGCTCGATGGAGGCCGGTGCCGACTACCCGCGCGGCCCGCAGCGGTGGTCGTTCATGGAGCGCTTCCTGCCGGCGTACCGCGCGGAGCTCACCGCCTTCACCGGGGTCGTCGCCGGGGCGCCGAGCCCGTGCACCGTGGCCGACGCGTTGGCCGCCTTCCGGATCGCGGAGGCGTGCGAGCTGTCCCGGCTGAAGGGCGAGCCGGTGGACGTCTCGCAGATCGGTGGCGCCCGGTGA
- a CDS encoding GntR family transcriptional regulator yields MTAVRVPVAIDRSSPVPLYHQLAEQLTASVADGRLQPGDPFENEMALAERLQLSRPTVRRAIQELVDQGLLVRRRGLGTTVANRKVHRKFELSSLFDDLERDGRKPTTQVLVHEVVQDDHAAMALDLPSDTPLLHVQRVRCAEGTPLALLHNWLPPATSDLTLDELTAKGLYAALRDRGVRPVVAQQTIGARMPTPTERRALAMKAGQPVLTMTRMAFDAAGNAVEFGSHCYRAAEYEINLMVDER; encoded by the coding sequence ATGACAGCCGTACGGGTGCCGGTGGCGATCGACCGGTCCTCGCCCGTCCCGCTCTACCACCAGCTGGCCGAGCAGCTCACGGCGTCGGTCGCCGACGGTCGACTGCAGCCGGGGGACCCGTTCGAGAACGAGATGGCCCTGGCCGAGCGGCTCCAGCTGTCCCGCCCGACGGTGCGCCGCGCCATCCAGGAGCTCGTCGACCAGGGCCTGCTGGTGCGCCGGCGCGGGCTCGGCACGACCGTGGCCAACCGCAAGGTGCATCGCAAGTTCGAGCTCAGCAGCCTCTTCGACGACCTCGAACGGGACGGGCGCAAGCCCACCACCCAGGTCCTCGTGCACGAGGTCGTCCAGGACGACCACGCCGCGATGGCCCTGGACCTGCCCTCCGACACCCCGCTGCTGCACGTCCAGCGGGTGCGCTGCGCCGAGGGCACCCCACTGGCGCTGCTGCACAACTGGCTGCCGCCGGCCACCAGCGACCTGACCCTGGACGAGCTCACCGCCAAGGGCCTGTACGCCGCACTCCGCGATCGTGGAGTGCGTCCGGTCGTGGCGCAGCAGACCATCGGCGCGCGGATGCCGACGCCCACGGAACGGCGAGCGCTCGCCATGAAGGCCGGCCAGCCGGTGCTCACGATGACCCGGATGGCCTTCGATGCGGCCGGGAACGCGGTGGAGTTCGGCAGCCACTGCTACCGAGCGGCCGAGTACGAGATCAACCTGATGGTCGACGAGCGCTAG
- a CDS encoding Gfo/Idh/MocA family oxidoreductase — protein MPGSSLPLSRVPPSRDAPPLRWGVMGTGWIAERFVTALRAHTRQLPHAVGSRNPGSAAAFAADHGLPVAHGSYEHLLGDPSVDVIYVATPHSHHLEAALATIAAGKHVVVEKPLGVNADEAERIASAAREQGVYCVEALWTLFLPKFDVLRQVLDDGAVGEPLSVVADLGDWFDDSHRIRRADLAGGAMLDLGTYPVSLATWVLGEPADVAALAARTGDVTAQFGAVLRSPVGAIASLFSSIDSITPTTAMIAGTEGGIILDGPFFMPGRFVVRDRRGPPLVWDEPAVGHQGLHFEAAAVARDLAEGRTESSVRPLRASIETLRTMDRITAAG, from the coding sequence ATGCCGGGGTCGTCGCTGCCGTTGAGCCGGGTGCCGCCGTCCAGGGACGCGCCGCCGCTGCGGTGGGGTGTCATGGGCACGGGATGGATCGCCGAGCGGTTCGTCACGGCGCTGCGTGCCCACACCCGGCAGCTGCCGCACGCCGTCGGGTCGCGAAATCCAGGGAGCGCGGCCGCCTTCGCGGCGGACCACGGCCTGCCAGTCGCGCACGGCTCGTACGAGCACCTGCTGGGTGACCCGTCCGTCGACGTCATCTACGTCGCCACCCCGCACAGCCACCACCTCGAAGCCGCCCTGGCCACGATCGCCGCGGGCAAGCACGTCGTCGTCGAGAAGCCCCTGGGCGTCAACGCCGACGAAGCAGAACGCATCGCGTCGGCCGCCCGCGAGCAGGGGGTCTACTGCGTCGAGGCGCTGTGGACGCTGTTCCTGCCCAAGTTCGACGTGCTGCGGCAGGTCCTGGACGACGGCGCCGTCGGTGAACCGTTGTCGGTCGTGGCGGACCTCGGTGACTGGTTCGACGACAGCCACCGCATCCGCCGCGCGGACCTGGCCGGCGGCGCCATGCTCGACCTCGGGACCTACCCGGTCAGCCTCGCCACGTGGGTCCTCGGCGAACCCGCCGACGTCGCCGCGCTGGCCGCCCGAACGGGCGACGTGACGGCCCAGTTCGGGGCGGTCCTGCGGTCGCCGGTCGGGGCTATCGCCTCGCTGTTCTCGTCGATCGACTCGATCACGCCCACGACGGCGATGATCGCCGGTACCGAGGGAGGGATCATCCTCGACGGGCCGTTCTTCATGCCCGGCCGGTTCGTCGTCCGCGACCGGCGAGGCCCTCCGCTGGTCTGGGACGAGCCGGCCGTGGGCCACCAGGGACTTCACTTCGAGGCCGCCGCAGTCGCCCGAGACCTGGCGGAGGGTCGGACGGAGTCGTCTGTCCGCCCACTGCGGGCGAGCATCGAGACCCTGCGCACGATGGACCGGATCACCGCCGCCGGCTGA